A part of Chanodichthys erythropterus isolate Z2021 chromosome 4, ASM2448905v1, whole genome shotgun sequence genomic DNA contains:
- the clvs2 gene encoding clavesin-2: protein MTHLQAGLSPETLEKAKVELKENPDTLHQDIQEVRDMIITRPDIGFLRTDDAFILRFLRARKFNHFEAFRLLAQYFEYRQQNLDMFKNLKATDPGIKQALKDGFPGVLSNLDRYGRKILVLFAANWDQSRYTFVDILRAILLSLEAMIEDPELQVNGFVLIIDWSNFTFKQASKLTPSMLRLAIEGLQDSFPARFGGIHFVNQPWYIHALYTVIRPFLKDKTRKRIFMHGNNLNSLHQLILPEILPSELGGMLPPYDMGTWARTLLDHAYDEETDYCPESYTLSVKDLEKDLSPKTMKRSQSVVEPGVLKRPEKVKSEEENMQPLLSLD from the exons ATGACTCATTTACAGGCAGGCCTGTCTCCAGAAACCCTGGAGAAAGCCAAGGTGGAGTTAAAGGAGAACCCCGACACTTTGCATCAGGACATACAGGAGGTGAGGGACATGATCATCACCCGTCCAGACATTGGCTTTCTCAGGACAGACGATGCTTTCATCCTGCGCTTTCTCAGAGCCCGGAAATTTAACCATTTCGAGGCCTTCCGCCTCCTGGCCCAGTACTTTGAGTACCGGCAACAGAACCTAGATATGTTCAAGAACCTGAAGGCCACCGATCCGGGGATCAAGCAGGCTCTGAAGGATGGATTTCCCGGGGTTCTGTCCAATTTGGATAGATACGGGAGGAAGATTCTGGTTCTGTTCGCAGCGAACTGGGATCAGAGCAG GTACACTTTTGTGGATATTCTGCGGGCTATTTTACTTTCTCTGGAGGCAATGATAGAAGACCCCGAGCTACAAGTAAATGGATTTGTCTTGATCATTGACTGGAGTAACTTCACTTTCAAGCAAGCTTCCAAGCTAACTCCAAGCATGCTGAGATTGGCAATCGAGGGCCTGCAG GATAGCTTCCCAGCTAGATTCGGAGGGATCCATTTTGTCAACCAACCATGGTACATCCATGCTCTGTACACAGTCATCCGGCCTTTCCTCAaggacaaaacaagaaaaagg ATTTTCATGCATGGAAACAATCTGAACAGCTTGCACCAGCTGATCTTGCCTGAGATTCTGCCGTCTGAGCTGGGTGGGATGTTGCCTCCTTACGATATGGGCACCTGGGCCAGGACGTTGCTTGACCACGCATATGACGAGGAGACGGACTACTGCCCTGAATCCTATACCTTGTCTGTCAAAGACCTGGAGAAAGATCTGTCCCCCAAAACCATGAAAAG GTCCCAGTCTGTAGTGGAGCCGGGTGTCCTGAAACGACCAGAAAAAGTGAAAAGTGAAGAAGAGAACATGCAGCCGCTGCTTTCGCTGGACTAA